In Mercurialis annua linkage group LG6, ddMerAnnu1.2, whole genome shotgun sequence, the following are encoded in one genomic region:
- the LOC126686078 gene encoding probable WRKY transcription factor 53: MEKNILMNELTQGKELTEQLKNHLNPSSSPETRQFLVDKILSSYEKALSLLDWDAVHRKLITSESESLQYPFSDNTSPRSEISDCKFRTQRNVFKKRKTQQRWTEQVKVCSGTGLEGPTDDGYSWRKYGQKDILGAKFPRGYYRCSHRHTQGCLAIKQVQRSDNEASTFEVTYRGRHTCVQASHLDQNQQGILIKTENLDTRKEISPSFSFLNERNDFVGTVSPTFISPETSESNCYSTCQFDNFGMAYNVQTPESELKDMISLTNSPVGHFDFSNLDFETNFEFGNLELEFLA, translated from the exons ATGGAGAAGAATATTCTAATGAACGAGTTAACTCAGGGCAAAGAGCTGACAGAACAGCTCAAGAATCATCTGAATCCTTCTTCATCGCCCGAAACTCGTCAATTTCTAGTTGACAAGATACTTTCTTCTTATGAGAAAGCTCTGTCTTTGCTCGATTGGGACGCTGTCCACCGTAAGCTCATTACTAGCGAATCGGAGTCACTGCAATATCCATTCTCCGACAATACCAGCCCCAGAAGCGAAATCTCCGATTGCAAGTTCAGAACTCAAAGAAATGTATTCAAGAAAAG AAAAACGCAACAAAGATGGACGGAGCAAGTGAAAGTGTGTTCGGGAACGGGTTTAGAAGGGCCAACTGATGATGGTTATAGCTGGAGAAAATATGGCCAAAAAGATATTCTTGGAGCTAAGTTTCCAAG AGGATACTACAGATGTAGTCACCGTCATACGCAAGGTTGCTTGGCGATAAAGCAAGTACAGAGATCAGACAACGAGGCTTCAACGTTTGAAGTGACGTACAGAGGAAGACATACATGTGTTCAAGCTTCTCATTTAGATCAGAATCAACAAGGCATTCTAATTAAAACTGAGAATCTAGACACCAGGAAGGAGATTTCGCCATCGTTTTCGTTCCTAAATGAGCGAAATGATTTCGTAGGTACCGTATCTCCGACGTTTATATCTCCGGAGACATCGGAATCAAACTGCTACTCGACTTGCCAGTTTGACAACTTTGGAATGGCCTATAATGTGCAAACTCCAGAATCGGAACTCAAAGACATGATTTCACTCACTAATTCGCCAGTTGGTCATTTTGATTTCAGTAATTTGGACTTCGAAACCAATTTCGAGTTCGGCAATTTGGAACTTGAATTCCTTGCTTAG